ACATTGTGCAACCCTACCAACTTGTtcttaaaatatgcaaaaatacttTGAAGAAAATGACAGAAAAGTGACTAGGTATTCATTAGGTATTaggcttgaggtattcggccaatcacagtgcactggatagaccgctggccaatcagagcacacctcgcttttcagaacgatgagttttgtcaaaaacaaaaaaaaggaataCATATCAACTCAACAACCCATCAAAGTAAACGTTTGGTTTTACTTTTCAGTTTACAACAGAAACAAGTATATTACAGTTCTCAGTGTTCAAGGAAAcagtaaacctctgttgtgcagcactttgccTGCCCAAAAATGAAAGGATTGATCAAACatcatataattacattttaaaaaatgtatgcgtTTGACTACcactgtttttaataatataaataaatgttagaaAAGTGAAAAACAGAaccaataaaaatttaattagaaaaaaaaggagcattattgttaaataattgtaataaatttaaCTAATTAGACTATTCAAACTCAGGGTACAATTATTATTgccattataataaatatttaattgaagtTTTCTGAATTAAATTACTTCCACAAGGCCTTTTATTATCAAACGTaaaccataaatattaaaatgcaaagcaCAGAATGTTGGGTCAttttttcatatattacattatataagatTTTAATATCTTCCAGAGAGCATCTTGATCTCTAACATTGTGCTCAGGGGTGGGCGAACGGACGAGTTTGAAGTCTATGATCTACTTCAAGTGAATCATATTCACTAATAATCTTCATTATAAGGTTCAGGTTAAGAGCAATGATTGTCCACTAGATGACTGTGGCTGGTCAAATCACGTCACGTCTCCATCATGTTTGTTCATCACGTGGTGGCACATTCAAAAACAACGAAACGTGAGCTAGCAGTAATAGTGCGAAGAATCACATTTTAGTTTCAGATTACGATTTGTGCAGCACTCCGTTCCACTCCTTTAGATCGGTGTGTTTCGCTTCCCCAAAACCTAATGTCCAAATCAGTCCAATCATGTAATGTGACTAGCGTATAATGCAGTCTACTGTGGGGCATGCTTTATTTCAATAGGAGTTATTAAAAGCACATGAACTGCAAATGAAACATGTTCTGTGTGCACACTCCGACACGCAGCTAAACACAGACGAGAGAAGTATCCTTGGGCTTTCAGATGCGTGCATTAACGGTCAAATACACAGAAATACGTCTTGAGTATTTATGTATAGACAGTCAGTTATGTTTTAAGTGTAACAACTAGGCAAGAAAATGGATGAGTGTCAGTATATTAGATCAATTTCATCAAGTGTAACGCAAATACCTGCTACTGtctgtgtcattaatgttaattaaacaaCAGAACACAAGatcactcactgctcctgattTAATCCCtttttaactttaataagaatCCATGCATGTCTGATTCATATAGTGATGTAGCTTAGCGTTTTAAAGTTTAACTCTGGCTTTAGTCAACATTTTGGATGATGTTTAATGCAATACAGTGTTTAAATTGTTCAAACAGATGAAGCAAAGGCTTGTTCCAGTCTGGGGAATCTTTATAGTACCTCTTAAAATTGGGAAGATCATGATACGGACAGTGATATGGTGTGAAAAGATGGTGATATGATATTTTGGGAAGATCGGTCACTCCTAATTCtgctcaaagggatagttcacccaaaaacttaaatcaaccataattttacaaagctacgagaatacttttcaTGCAAGACTTTTTTCAACAATTCGTCTGCTCCGCGTCACCCTATCGCTCCATTTTGGAAAGTATCACATACATAAACAACGTATGCAATGTACGTACGCGGATATATTGTTTACATAGTAACCCTGCATCGGCTTAATTCACGACCAAGCCCAACATGCACAAATAAGCATATCATAAATGTGATCTATGAGCTGCAGAGTGAGAGAAAAGCAGAAGGGTAGGGTGAGAAGGATATGTTAATCTCACCATGCTCTGTGGTTTGCTCTGCTGCATATGAGCGTTTACAACCTCCAGCATGTGTGAGGTGACTTCATTCATGTCCTCCAGCACTCGGACGCTGAACGCCACCAAAGACCGGTTATTCTGCAATGAGACCAAACACTCCTGGTTGGTGGTTCATACACcattcacatataaatatatcaCTGAACATGTTCAGGGAGCCATGATGGATGGAGACCAATGGGCAAGTAGGGTACTCTATTTGAAGATAAACAAATGGTGCACAAGTTATGAGTTATGAACCTGCCAAAACTCCCAGCAGAGGAATATAAACGGTGATCTTGAatgaatgaagtaaaaaaaatatttcatttctcAAACTGCAGAAAGCACaggaaattataatataatgacaTTGTGCAACAACTCCATTCACACTTACACATGTAAGCACATATCCAACAGCACTTTAATTAAGATTGTCATCAATTGCACACAAGTTCTCACCTGAAAAGAGCGGAGGTTGCCCGAGACTTTGACATAAGAGCCTGGAGGAATGACTGAGTTATCCACACCCATGTCCTGGAAAAcaaaaagacttatgaataaATATTCCCAAACTTCCTTTAATCAGTCAATTTCCATGACTTAGGTTTCTGAATAAATAGATTTAAACAATTTCATCAGGGTTTCTGCATTTTATGAAGGAACAGTTACTTGAAGTATAAAAGACAAAGTTTTTATGAGAAACTTGATTTAACCAAGTGTCTGTCAATGAGCTtagaaaaatgcacttaattcaatcagaaaataatgtttcattCCCCAATGACAGGTATCTGTTCTTATTTGAAGCATAAACTCAACTGTGTGGAGATGTTATAAATTTGCATCTCAAGTGAATTAAAGTACCTGAACTTTAGGACGTTGAGATTTTGTTACAAAAATTTAATACTGAGGAAGATATTTTCACAATGGATGAAACATTTATTGCTACGCCATTAACTTAAGCCTTTCTGCTCAGATTAAGATTTTCTAAAGGCCTTTAGTGTAAAGACAAAGTGCGAATTAAAACTTATGACCATtttaagacctgcagaaaccACAGAAGTTGCACTAAAAAAGGACACATTTCTAGCTTGTCTAGCAAACACATCTGAGGATAACCAGACAAATCTATTCACTAAATGTCCATCACTTTATTTACTCACTGCAGTGCCAGTTTTGTATCATTGGgatactattttagttttttgaactaatttttaacattttcattttcagtagTTGTGTTTGTCATGTTTAACGGTTCTTGATTGTTTAAATACATCTATATAATCtgaaaactagctgaaataaatgtatatttaaacttTCAAGTAATGAATGAGATTGTTTATGGTTTCAGTTAACTACAAACTGAATCTCAATATGATCGCAGCTCTGGAAGCCATCTGAAGCGATACCTCGGTGTCGATCCACTGCTTCACATCCATGGGAGCCGCCGTCATGTCATCCACCTTATACTGGATGTTGATGGTGGATTTATCAGTGCTTCTGATCACACCAACAATAGTTACCTACACAAATCCAgacgaaaacaaaaataaagggcCTGTGTGTAAACATATTAGGGATATGCTTGCACAAGTACATCAGCCACGAATGCTTACACAACTACTTTCCTGTTTCATCATGACCCTGCCGTGGGACCCTATGAAATCACTTATttttaccaaattctgttttttttcctcctcattttaatttttctggattctgttttcCCCCATTAAAtcttttggatgggttaaatgcagagcatcaaTTCTGAATAAGGGTCACCACaattggcaaatgtcacgactttcacttttctATTGCATTTCTGTCAATATATCATCCTAAATATTACATACTGCCCCTTTAAGAGAAAGCTCTTATTAGGGGACTTCAACTCTTGATATTTGTAAACCGCAACCATGAACGCTTACTGCAAGATAACACAAATGTGAAATGAAACGTTTTCAGGATATAGCCAGTGTGAAAATAACTGAAGGCGATTATGCGTCAACGAGAAAAGCAGAAATCATGTGCACAATTACTGCTGCATATTGACATTGTGCAACCCTACCAACTTGTtcttaaaatatgcaaaaatacttTGAAGAAAATGACAGAAAAGTGACTAGGTATTCATTAGGTATTagacttgaggtattcggccaatcacagtgcactggatagaccgctggccaatcagagcacacctcgctttaaaaaaaaacaacctgtTTCAGAAAGATGGGGCATAAGGTTGGGATAAACAATATCGTACAGTATGtggacaatgtgtttttttttacattaaaccacataaacacatcgcataacaccaaatacacaaaatgatgttctttttttttttgcaactttatATGACCCCTTTGAAACATTTAATTGAGATGATAAAGGGGTGAGTTTGTTCACGTGTGGTCGGTTCGGAGCatcatcacacactcacacatactgtGGCACTGTGGTATATCAAGGATAGTTAGTTATTTAGAGAAGTGGATCTACGATACACAAGCCACCAACAGCGTCCTCAAGCGGTACACAGAAAAACACAgtcttaaaaaacattttatccaCATAGTTACAGTTACTACAAAATGACGGTCTTTCTTGCTTTAAAGCCAGTGAGATTGATTTACTAAAAGAGATCTTAAAGAGTGGACAGCTTCTGACTCGGTTTGGGCAAAAATAATTGAAGCTTAATTCAACATAATCTTGTCTTTTGGTAAACCAAATGCACAGACTTCATTTTTGGTAAgttaatacaaaatgtacagtcGGTTCATTTGTTAATGCAAAATAAAGCCTAAAGTTTATCACaacccaaagataaactgtgtAGTTTTGAATTTCATCAGGTTAATGTCGTGCAGGTGGAAATGTTGCTGAGATCTTTGACTGTTCGGAGGTCTGCTGGTACAGACAACTTGGCCTTTTCCCTATTCTAagtaaattattgtaaaatattgtatttaagcAAGTGCAAGATTACTTTTCTAACGATGATTTGACTACGATGTTTCAGCATGCTTCTAGGTATGGTCTTTCCACTTGCACTGCAATGACACAAATGTCGGAAAGCTGGCTAACATCAATTGATAATTCAATGCTAGTGGGTACACTACTACTGGACTTCAGTGCTGCCTTCGATGTGATCGACCATGACATTTTGATTTCCTAACTTATTAGTTATGGTTTACTTCCTGAGCAATCAAGTGGTTTAAGAGCTATTTGTTGGAGAGGTcgcaaagagtttttttttaatggtgcattatcttGTAGCAAGTCCCTGGATTGTGGTGTTCCTCAAGGAAGTTGCCTCGGACCTTTGTTATTTTCAATTTTTACAAATGATATGCCGTATATACTCAGTGAGGCTACACTGACTATGTTTGCTGATGATACTACTCTTTATTATGCAGCCCCTACATGTTCAGAGCTTAATCAGGTTCTGTCTTGTGAGATTAGCAAATTGTATAACTGGatcaaaacaaataaacttgttctaaatatttcaaaaactatGAGTATAATATTTGGTTCTAAGTATAGATTATCTGATAATCATAAAATTAATATACAAGTAAATGGTCAAAATATACAGCAAGTAAAAAAGGCGAAGCATCTTGGACTTTGGCTTGATTCCACATTGTCATGGTCTGATCAAATTAACACAGTTGTTGCTAAAATGGGTAGAGCTGTTGCAGTTATGTCCATGTGCACAGTTTCTAAATTCACAGCTGTTTAGTCGGACTCCTAAATTTCTTTATGATAATATAATTTACTATTCAGATAAGCATTCACATTACACAAGAGAGGCGAATAGATCTCTTTACCCCTACCTAAATCTGACTCTATGAAGAGGACCGTGTTTTATAGGTCAATTGTGTTTTGGAACAATCTTCCAGTTGGGGTTCGTGAAATCAAGGGGAAAAACTGGTTTTAAAAAAAGACTAAGACTGTATTTGTTTTCAATATCATAATATTGTCTGGATTGGTTGAGTGAGGCTGTATTATGTGCTatgttgtttttcattattttattattcttttaattagtactttttgtattgttttttttttcatgtgtatttACATATGATATATTCAGGAGTAATTGTGATTGTAATTATTGGGTTTTGTATGTATTGTTTGGACCCCAGGACTAAATCAGAATAGGATTCAGAATGAAGATGAAAACACAGATGGAGTGGATCACAGTCCTAAAACACGTCCTTGGTCAACATTTCAGTCAGTAACAGAAGGCcgttttcatttagatgtggtttAATGTTTGATGATTGCACAGTTACATCTGCGATTGCTTGTTTCTGGTTCTTCTTCACCTGTGTTTCAATCCAGAGATTCAGTACTCTTTTATAAGATTTGCAATAGCGCCTCCTACTGTATAACAATGATAACATGGAAAGACGGAAAATTCTGTCAAaggcggggaaagagttaacaCCAAGTATAAACGAGGCCCtggttttaaagaaaaaataatcaaaGTCAAAGATGAGGATATTGATCCCTGAGAACTAAAGCAGTGGTGTCtgagaactaaaataaaaaaggagacaACGAGATGGAGACATTTGAGAGTAttggtgaaaaaataaaaataaacattatttgacaaATATTATCAAATAATACGTTAAAGGAtgagattaaaataaaacaaatagatgaTATTCACCCtctgttgtgttttattattaaagttagtAAAATAGAGTAGATAACTTGATGGGTcgaataaataatatattcaaaGCAATTAAGTATATgggtttatataatattaaaacaaagtgGGAAACTGAATTAGATGATAAAATAACAGAAGGAGACTGgaaacaaagtttaaaagaaaacgtAAGAATCTCCACATTGGCAAGAGTATGCTTGGAAAATTAATATATCTTCCAAATATAATCACTTCTCTTCAGCATGTTGGAGAAACTGCGGAGCACTTAAAGCCCATTATACTCAAATATTGCAAATTAACAGAATTATTTTGGACAGAAGTAATTCaggtaataaaatacatttttaagaaatcaaATGTATAATAAAAGGTACAAATGATAGTTTGGGGTATAGGGCTTCCGCTGTTATTAAAGATGATTTATAATTATAAAGAGCACTGAGaattacagtttttaaaacaataacaacattttgGAAAAAGGCAAGAATCTGCcgttttaaatgattaataattagcTAAAGTTGATAGTATTTCTTTGTTACTGAAAGAAAGTAAAATATACCTTGACTAAGTGATGCAACTTTGCCATGTCCTCTATCAGTAAGCTACGCAATGAACACTGATCAAATGCGTTATTCTTTACATTTCATTtcgacttttttttctcaaaacacaacgactttattctcgaaatttAACGAGTTTAATCTCGCAATATGATGACTTTAATCTCGAgatggttttattattttattattatcgcTTGGCCCCAATCCTCTTCCGTACATTGGTGATGGGTATtatcacaaaagaaaaaagagaggaaaGAGAAAGTAGAAGGAATAATTAGAAACAATAATGAgtcatatatttgtatgtatattctTGGCCGAAGCCTTACAAAATGAAACGCATATTTCGATTAACACCAGCGtacactagggctgtcaaaatggctgaaaaaaaaaagataaagttcAGTCAAATTTGGAAAATTCTGTGCACAGTAATCATCAGAACATCTCTTCACCCATCTCTGAAAATCTTCCTGCAGATGCTCATTTTAACAGGTGTTAATTCAAGCAGGTGATTACAGCACATGGACGAGCATCATGGCTTCGACGAGCACCTCCGCTGTGATAAAGGTGTATTGGGTGACTGAGCTTGTGTTCCCTGACTTCGATGGAGATGCATGTAATCAGACTGACCTGTGCGATCTCGACCTCTCCCACTCTGAAGACGTCCTCGGCCTGCACCGCAGACATCAGCTGGGATACGGTGCAGGGAACGATCTGCTGCGCTCGAGCTCTCTGCACAACACACAGCACACTTTACTCTCACCCTGCCCCAGTGCTTTTGTCAactttatacagttttttttttcttagctttgATTTACTTTGATTTCTGTTTAGTAATTAACCAGTCATTAGTATTTCCTTTAGGTAGCTGCAACACCTCAGATTTTCAGGTTTCTTGAAGAGACAgactaaatataataaacatgtaATGGCACTGAATAGGTTATTTTCGTTGTGGCGAAACACTGCAGGTGAACAGggtaaaagaaaaaactaattgtTAACACCTTACTTACTAAgatgattgattacattgataatTTCATACAGTTTTCTAAAAATGGTATGTTTAAATAAGCAATTGAGATATGCCCTAATTTGCATAAATTTCTagaacaaaaatctgaacactggtTGAAGTTTTTTGGCATATTAGAGTCAAAAGTTTTTACAGAGGGAGTTCTGGGTGTctctttttgtcactccataattcagaaactACTTTGAACAGCCGcaaaactatatattttcaaaattttgGGGGGAATAGAATGTTGTATTTGATcaagaaaattatatatgaacATGCCTTTGTAAAAAATGTTAGATTACAGAAAGGAGTAAATATGTAacgtttggtgtgtgtaagtgccactgaagtggagatttatggctcagtgttggagaaaaaactcattttgagaagacggtctttaaaaatatgtattgtactTGAAATCTATCAACACAGTGCTATATAAGAACTACTTGATGGTGTCTTTTGTAGGGTTTCTTTCCATTACTCTGAAAAAACACTTTATGAAaagccaaaaagcccaaaatcaaaAAATTGACAGGTGCGTGAAAAAACTGTTTACCTGCAGTGTCTTCCCTTCaagtaaaataactgaatatgagaataataataactcattttagaagaacatttcatACGGCACTTAGAGGTTTTTATATCTGAACTCATAATTTGTATTCTTATTCTGCTTTTGTTGAGTTAACGTTATATATAATCCAGTCGAGACAGAAGATACTGACCCCTTTCTTGTCTCCTCCCTGAGAGGCGGCTGGAGACCCGAATCCTCCTGGAGACTGAGTGTATCCAGACACATTGGCCTCACCGTATTTACCTGAGAAACACAGAGAGAATTTATATTTCCATCGAGAGCACTGCATGTGTGAACCGACATCGACATGTTCACAGTGAAGCAGGACTGTAGCTCGAGTAACAGACAACAACACGATGCAAGAGAGTTGAATTAGCAGTTAGCAAAACTCAGCAAGCTAGGAGCCACCGTTTGTTAAACATAAACACAGATCATTACTGAAACAAATACCTTGGTTCCACATTTTATTCGTTAATGTTTTTCTCCGGAACACGAACTTGATCGATAACACACTGGAAAATCTCCCGCCACTGCCGATCGCGCACTGCTTGACGTCACGAGTAAGTCCGCGCGCTGAAAGTGCGCACGCGCGTACCAGCAGTACCGCGAAAGTCCTTCAGAAGATTACagatttacttttttcttttaaaactaaaacttttttcCCTCAACAAAAGACATATtctgacccctttaaatattttaaaactaataaaagaCGCCTAAAATGTATGGTGATTTGTTTAAGCGCTTTAATTCCGTGAACTCTTTAACTATATAcgtttgttatattatattatattttattatattacataaaacgTATTCATGCTCCTTCTTGTGTGTTCTAGAcaattttttagttatttatttagttagttaataTGTCTTTCTTGATAAATACTGAGTAGAcagtgatttttaaataaatgtcaataaaatgactaatttaataataatgtactctGTATCTAGTATTATTTACACAGATAAAATAACACCGTACAGTGTTTTCGCAGTATTTTGGAAAACGGTTTATGGAagacttttaatttgaaataatgtaTTTCTCCTGACGTCACGACGGTGTCGCGGATATTTAATGTCACGTTGTTTTTTCGTGTCGCGTGGGATTCTTCAGTAGAGTCGATACATGAATTAGTTCTgtaatatagatttattttctgGTAAGGGATATAATGGAAAAGACTGCGCAAAAAGACCTCGTCTTTTTGGAGCTCAGACAGAAACTGCAGAGCGGCCTCTTGTTCATCCGGTAAAGTGCGGGTTTATGTCTCTATTCATACTCGTTCAGTTATTAATGTTGATTTCAGCGGTTCATCACAGAATATGAGTGAAGCAGCCATAAACTACTGACAGGACATTGATTAGCAGCGAAGCCTGATTACTGTCTTTGCACTGGTAATTAGCCAGAAATGTATATGTTCAGAGCGCACGCTAAGATTGATCacataacaacaacagcaatagaataatatgaatataatcaTGTCTGGTTTACTGTCCTTGTTAACATATAATCGGAGGAGTATTCACCACAGTCCTGCTGAACACTCAATCAGCAGTGCAGGAGTATAGCAGCAGATGTCACTGTTGGACAATGTTCAAATAAAAAGTTGTTTTGGCCACAGCTCActttttagtttttctgttttgcCAGAAGTCCTCGTGTCAGAACTAGATTTATAGACACATAAATGCTTTGTGTAATTTGCCCATTAAAATGAACCTTTTAACTGTGCatgcataattatataataatgtggACAATTAGGTGGTACAGTtgaaatgtatctttttaaattagccattttttgttcatttttcttcttctttttttttaattttttttttttttttacagctgttcATGCTGAATCTTTTCTGGTAGTGTTTGATTGTTACAGAAACACACATACCCGCTTATTAAAGGAGACCTTAAATTAAATGTTGACTGAAGAATATCACAGAGGCTTGCATGGACACTTGTCCTCCCCCCAGAATCGAGACAGACTTCTGATCATGAGTGTTTGAGCGCTGTGGTCCTCTCTGTGCTCCTCAGCAGTGACGCAGTCAGGGATGATGCAGATGTGAGGGTGGAGGGTAAAGCAGACTCGCTCCTGAGCGTCCAGACCCCTGCCAGGAGCTACGAGGTGCATCTGCCGTCTGGTGTGAGTCTGGAGGAGACGTGGAGTCAGAGGAGTCCAGATCAAACTCAGCACGAGTCCCAGTTCAGACTGAGGCTCAGGGTGGAGCGCCTCACAGGTACACACGCATCGTTACCCACAAACACATCCTGATCTCTTTAGTCCGCTCTAACACAAGATCTACACTGTGCTTTGTGATATGATACAAGTAATGTATATATACACCaccgctcaaaagtttgggatcggtaagacttggaatgtttttaaagaagtctcttctgctcaaaaatacagaaataaaactgtaatcttgctaaatgtttttacaagataaaataatggtttcttttttaatatactgtaaactgtaatttatttctctgatgcaccgctgtattttcagcatccttcctccagtcttcagtgtcacatgatcttcagaaatcatgaaattatgatgatttattattagagttatcaatgttggaaacagtgctgacaaatatttatttggaaaccgtgatacttttttttttaggattgtttgatgaatgaaaagttaaaaagaacagaatttattcaaaatagaaatagtttctaacaatataaatctccGCTATGACATCTTcttaatttaacacatccttgctgaataaaagttttaatttctttcagaaaaaagaaagaataaaaatttactgaccccaaacttttgaaccgtagtgtgtattgttagaaaatatttattttttaaataaatgctcctttttatctttttattcataaaagaatcctggaaaaagtatcacaggttcccaAAAACCTGAAGCAGCACAAAAgtttcaacactaataataaataaatcctcatatcagaatgatttctgaagatcatgtgacactgaagactggaggaatgatgctgaaaatacagctgcacatcacagaaataaattacatttttatatatattaaaagagaaaaacattattttacatcataataatatttcacaatattacatttattcttgcattttttaacaaattaatgcagccttgatgagcagaagaaactcctgtaaaaacatttaaaaatcattctgttcccaaactttctgtgtgtgtgtgtgtgtgtgtgtgtgtgtgtgtgtgtgcactgcactCTTATTTGATTCTCATTGGATTTCCTTCAGCAATGTAAGTATTAATGaagcatgcacagacacacacacacacacacacaccagattaACCGAGAACAATGAAGAACAAAGTGAACTCCAGTAGCGTGAGCTGATGCTCTGAGCCTGAGCTTTACTTCATGTCAGAACAACTCCGAGTCAGCTGACTCAAACCTCTTGATCCCAGAAAACCAGTTTAAGTTACAACTTACTTTATCAGGTATACTATCTGTGTTATATTTAACAGTCTTTgcaatgttgttattgttaactgaaactaaatattagtttaaatgaagcttgcataaaataaaatatggataTTAGATGGAAAACCTAAAACACtggaaatgagaaatgttgacaTTGTGTTTGGCAAATCACTgaaagtattaaaattactaaagctaaaactgaaattaaaataaatatgctgactgttttagcattatttattctgtttttgtcATATGATGATGCAAGGAATTGATcagtatacaaaaaaaatgtaagttgaagtactaaaattaataaaactgaaaataaagctaaatagaattattttaatttaaaatgtgaaaaaaaaaattatattaataaataaaatatgaatattatgtcAGAACATTTTTTCCCTTATGGTTTATATTATATCTGACAATCTTTACAATACTCTATAAcagcgttattattattattgttaaccaAAACTGATTGTTCATTGAAATAAAGCTCAAATAAGACTAAATATACATTTCCGATAAAACACTAAAAGCTTCTAAACGGAGATTAATAATGTTGCCTTGGCTAGTAACTGAAATACAGTGTTAGGGTGCTTCCACATCTCTAGTTCGGTTCATTTGGTCcaaaccaagggcaaacaattatacattgcagcatttttcagctttttttggttccttttcacaccacactgattgctttggtccgaaCTAGTTTaaacgaaccaaaatgcagtcacatgacaacatccacatcactcattggccatgacgtatttcctTAACTGCTTTTCaattggtcagaatttacgtgTGGGAATATCCAAAATAAGAGTAAAAACCAGCAAACAACACGGTCACAACACGACTGcgcgggctggttttgtccctggaCATAATCTAatacattgtttgtatacaccacaatatgcaaaaaatacatttctataatgaag
The nucleotide sequence above comes from Carassius gibelio isolate Cgi1373 ecotype wild population from Czech Republic chromosome B16, carGib1.2-hapl.c, whole genome shotgun sequence. Encoded proteins:
- the rpa2 gene encoding replication protein A 32 kDa subunit isoform X3, translating into MWNQGKYGEANVSGYTQSPGGFGSPAASQGGDKKGRARAQQIVPCTVSQLMSAVQAEDVFRVGEVEIAQVTIVGVIRSTDKSTINIQYKVDDMTAAPMDVKQWIDTEDMGVDNSVIPPGSYVKVSGNLRSFQNNRSLVAFSVRVLEDMNEVTSHMLEVVNAHMQQSKPQSMMGGGAGTNMMPAVHTSMSSTGSYSGANMMLVNGLSANQNQVLGLIKSCHEPQGISMQDLKQKLSSMSVTVIRQIVDFLSNEGHIFSTIDEDHFRSTDNEA
- the rpa2 gene encoding replication protein A 32 kDa subunit isoform X4; this encodes MWNQGKYGEANVSGYTQSPGGFGSPAASQGGDKKGRARAQQIVPCTVSQLMSAVQAEDVFRVGEVEIAQVTIVGVIRSTDKSTINIQYKVDDMTAAPMDVKQWIDTEDMGVDNSVIPPGSYVKVSGNLRSFQNNRSLVAFSVRVLEDMNEVTSHMLEVVNAHMQQSKPQSMMGGGAGTNMMPAVHTSMSSTGSYSGANMMLVNGLSANQNQVLGLIKSCHEPQGISMQDLKQKLSSMSVTVIRQIVDFLSNEGHIFSTIDEDHFRSTDNEA
- the rpa2 gene encoding replication protein A 32 kDa subunit isoform X1, with translation MWNQGKYGEANVSGYTQSPGGFGSPAASQGGDKKGRARAQQIVPCTVSQLMSAVQAEDVFRVGEVEIAQVTIVGVIRSTDKSTINIQYKVDDMTAAPMDVKQWIDTEDMGVDNSVIPPGSYVKVSGNLRSFQNNRSLVAFSVRVLEDMNEVTSHMLEVVNAHMQQSKPQSMMGGGAGTNMMPAVHTSMSSTGSYSGANMMLVNGLSANQNQVLGLIKSCHEPQGISMQDLKQKLSSMSVTVIRQIVDFLSNEGHIFSTIDEDHFRSTDNEA